AGATCCCACCTTCTCGAGGATATCCAAAGGGTTGACATAAAAAGAGCTACTGTTCCCATCTCCAAGCTATAGGCCGACATAAGAAGCACTACAGGTGCTAAAGGGTATAGTTCAAAAGAGAGAGCTTTAGAGAGCTCCCAGCTCATAACAAGGCTAACTCCTGCCAGAGCTATTAGGAAAATCCAAGGTGGTGCTAAGGAAAGCCCTAAGGCTGTGAAGACAAAAGTTATACCGATGAGTTCTCTACTTTTCCACGATGGCCCCAAACTTCCTGATCCTCCTTGAAAACTCCTTCAATGCTTTTAAGAGCTCCTTTTCGTCGAAGTCTGGCCAGAAAGTATCAGTAAAGTAGAGTTCTGTATAGGCTATGTACCAAAGGAGGAAGTTGGATATCCTCTTTTCTCCTCCTGTGCGTATTAAGAGATCGGGCTCTGGAGCATCTCCCATATCCAAAAAATGTCTAAAGGTCTCTTCATCGATGAAGTTAAGGCCTGCTTTGATGGCCTTGTTTACAGCCCTTACTATCTCGTCCCTCCCTCCGTAGTCTACTGCCAGAAAAAGCTTCAATCTATTGCACGACGCTGTGGTTTCTTCCACTTGCCTTATAACCTCCAAGAGGTTGGTTGGAAGTCTGTCCCTCCTCCCTATAAACTTAACCCTAACACCTTTTTCTCTCAGCTCATCCTTCTTCTTCATAAGATAGGCTTCAAACATGGAAAAAAGGGCTCTTACCTCTTCCTTAGGTCTCTTCCAGTTTTCCGTTGAAAAGGTAAAAAGAGTAAGGTACTCTATGCCGAGCTTTAGGCAGCTATCCACCAGCTCTTCAGCCCTCTTTACTCCCTCGTAGTGACCTTGTATTCTCTCCAACCCCCGCGCCCTGGCCCACCTTCCATTACCATCCATTATCACTGCCAGATGCCGCGGGATTTTCATCTCTGTTCTAATTTCTGTTTGGCTATCTGAGCCTCTGTAGATAGAGGATACTCGGAAACTATGGCATTATAGAGCTCCATAGCTTTGTTTCTTTGGTTGGACTGTTCATAATACTTTGCTAGCTGTAGCATTGCGGATGGAGCTTTGTTGCAGTCTGGAAGCTCCTTTTTTCTACACTTTTCTATGAGTGTTAGCCAAACGGCTTCCATCTTCTTGTTATCGCCGAGATCTTTGTAAACGACTCCAAGCCAGAAGTAGGCGTTGTCTGTAAGGGGAGTGTTAGGATATTTTTTTATGAAATCTATAAAAGCACTTTTAGCTTGGTTGAGTCTTCTAAGGTTGTACAGCTCAAAGGCGGATTCGTAAGCTTTCTGGTAGTCTTCTTTAGGTTGTTGCTCCACTTTTGCTGTAGGAGTTTCTGAAGGCATAGGTGTTGTAGGTACAGTTACAGGAGATGTTACAGGAGATATATCCGTGTTTACCTTGTTTGAGGATTCAAGCTTTAACTTTAGGCTTTCTAGGTCTATGCTCAGTCTGGTAAGTCTGTTGGCTAT
The DNA window shown above is from Thermocrinis minervae and carries:
- a CDS encoding tetratricopeptide repeat protein; this encodes MKRFLLLGLVFVSSCVTVSQEEYNRTIGELRSRISALEERQKLLEEKNVKTEERVDNIANRLTRLSIDLESLKLKLESSNKVNTDISPVTSPVTVPTTPMPSETPTAKVEQQPKEDYQKAYESAFELYNLRRLNQAKSAFIDFIKKYPNTPLTDNAYFWLGVVYKDLGDNKKMEAVWLTLIEKCRKKELPDCNKAPSAMLQLAKYYEQSNQRNKAMELYNAIVSEYPLSTEAQIAKQKLEQR
- the uppS gene encoding polyprenyl diphosphate synthase; protein product: MKIPRHLAVIMDGNGRWARARGLERIQGHYEGVKRAEELVDSCLKLGIEYLTLFTFSTENWKRPKEEVRALFSMFEAYLMKKKDELREKGVRVKFIGRRDRLPTNLLEVIRQVEETTASCNRLKLFLAVDYGGRDEIVRAVNKAIKAGLNFIDEETFRHFLDMGDAPEPDLLIRTGGEKRISNFLLWYIAYTELYFTDTFWPDFDEKELLKALKEFSRRIRKFGAIVEK